The Bombus pascuorum chromosome 11, iyBomPasc1.1, whole genome shotgun sequence genome has a window encoding:
- the LOC132912119 gene encoding serine/threonine-protein kinase 10 isoform X1, translating to MSFLSNLKKAFHFGGNDAKKKKLYNNIKMDCNPEEFWEMIGELGDGAFGKVYKAQHRQTHQLAAAKMCALEGEDDLSDFMIEIDILSECKHPNVVELHEAYFIEGKLWMLIEYCDGGAVDSIMVELAKALTEPQIAYICQHMTKGLAFLHKSKVIHRDLKAGNVLLTMAGGVKLADFGVSAKNKHTLQKHDTFIGTPYWMAPEVVLCETFRDNPYDFKVDIWSLGITLIEFAQMEPPNHEMSPMRVLLKIQKSDPPKLDQPGKWSKDFNDFIAKALIKDPTSRPTADELLKHPFINRNLDSKPIRDLLLEYKADVVEEELVDEETEKAKKAKKHREQYQRIGCACGSPGPRQPHHPCVCQEQRTSQLPLELDQLGDDSASMRSDADVQISEKENLVASPVSAKKEENHKREINRDGEKEDRNKKLRKAESKDNIPVTVEKKQAPKPPSTNETNERRVSREKGPAPPPPLMRQNSKIEDKENNLKMIDNKQSDAEVLNECKIIDKQQRDKNEPSQSAQEMVGKEQKSVDALSEKTSVLPSLEKNVPDNNEREKNKIDDANKGDIRQRSVDNKTNSSPRTQLSLEEKRKSAPVKLELAEDWTKPVFNKQSSLEEKNRIEKKTPTDIQVKGQSSPEENYKSLQEKRKSVEQKLNAVLEKRFSMDTEMRMSVSSMETLSQRDLTASASEKNIVKACSTEDVKTDYGTSKSESVVKSHSEGSSRYVSLENFSDEFDGKRDKKWPSKEHNYENMTSNSDNVNCEKKGSSVNVSVITSTPIRNASRRSSGDNVVVITGKSDQEIRPNTSTVRITADSPDLSNSLASNVSQVTVVTTHPPVLVDAVSLAANPSCRQPPPTSEVVIVANELNKTQVNESSTDDDGFPSLDSLEYMPQEQPIILTDVSKRVGKKLDESEVLIVSPIIDELQDTSHVSVVTVGEDKEQVKDSSILNKHEAVRTSSSHSDASLIEMSSTKSDSGDEITKMIVAGTTIESIDIDEVERSSKKMNGLLKNDKSAMVTPMDEKTLKTLKQKEVNKGYKEKRVSPDSFEGSRSQSESGSTRSHTPSKSIDRSDAESISTTISQDSRESSKENHLSQGQSAEVDEEVVLRRKPDYNRDIPRPTRTKEDIQMMNLKKKTRKRTRKFEIDGVVVTTTTSKVIYGDDENGKVYDDQIFRKQELRELKMLQKMEQKQFQDLSQKAQFNKDQQEKRFEQERQLLERNAETDLETLARQQRQQIERAEAQQEADLRLASKKIRSEQERELKQFREGLKQELKLLKHEVDLMPKDKRKSAFKIRKEKLEAEHEEREKHFLDKLNESHELLLRRLSDSHREKIALMERQFLQQKQQLMRAREAAIWEQEERHIHEKQQLLKKQLKDIFFLQRHQMLIRHEKELEQMKRMNQRKEEELIKRQTVERRNLPKRIRNEMKAREMMFRESMRISMSSIIAPDPDAEREKLKKFQENEKKRYRAEQQRFELKHSRQLEEVRAQSDATIKELEQLQNEKRKMLMEHETLKLKELEEAYGKELREWKGQLKPRKQKLEAELTAEMEALEARYRDYLPSSRSGFSSPLLCIDYSLFYFESWKKSPRLPRSTPTSPSPFTIPRVSLRVSSSDTGSINGMLSRSRSKPDLVPPPSSRR from the exons ATGTCATTcttatcaaatttaaaaaaggcATTCCACTTCGGTGGGAATGacgcaaagaaaaagaaattgtacaataatattaaaatggaTTGTAACCCAGAAGAATTCTGGGAAATGATAGGTGAATTAGGAGATGGGGCATTTGGGAAagtttataag GCGCAGCACAGGCAAACTCATCAGCTTGCTGCTGCAAAAATGTGTGCACTGGAAGGAGAAGATGATCTTAGTGATTTTATGATCGAGATAGATATTTTATCAGAGTGTAAACACCCAAATGTTGTTGAATTACACGAAGCATATTTTATTGAGGGTAAACTATGG atgTTAATAGAATATTGTGATGGTGGTGCTGTTGATTCTATAATGGTTGAATTGGCGAAAGCTTTAACAGAACCACAAATAGCCTATATATGTCAACATATGACCAAAGGTCTTGCATTTTTACACAAGTCTAAAGTTATCCATAGGGATTTAAAGGCaggaaatgttttattaacaaTGGCAGGGGGAGTAAAATTAG CTGACTTTGGAGTATCTGCAAAAAATAAGCATACTTTACAGAAGCATGACACATTTATTGGAACACCATATTGGATGGCTCCAGAAGTAGTGTTATGTGAGACATTTAGAGATAATCCTTATGATTTTAAA GTAGACATTTGGTCACTTGGTATTACTTTAATCGAATTTGCGCAAATGGAACCACCAAACCATGAAATGTCTCCAATGCGTGTTCttcttaaaatacaaaaaagcgATCCACCAAAACTTGATCAACCCGGAAAATGGAGCAAagattttaatgattttattgcAAAAGCCCTTATAAAGGATCCAACGTCGCGACCTACAGCTGATGAGTTATTGAAGCATCCATTTATAAATCGTAATTTGGATTCAAAACCAATCAGAGATTTGTTATTGGAATATAAAGCTGACGTTGTTGAGGAAGAATTGGTTGATGAAGAAACAGAg AAGGCCAAAAAAGCGAAAAAGCACAGAGAACAGTATCAACGGA TTGGCTGTGCATGCGGCTCTCCTGGGCCTCGCCAGCCCCATCATCCCTGCGTTTGTCAG GAGCAACGTACATCTCAGCTTCCTCTGGAGCTGGATCAACTCGGAGATGACTCTGCGTCTATGCGCAGTGACGCTGATGTTCAGA ttTCTGAAAAGGAAAATCTTGTTGCATCACCTGTGTCagcgaaaaaagaagaaaatcataaACGAGAAATTAACAGGGATGGTGAAAAGGAGGATAGAAACAAGAAATTACGTAAAGCAGAATCAAAAGACAACATACCTGTTACTGTTGAGAAAAAACAa gCACCTAAACCTCCTAGTACAAATGAAACAAACGAACGTAGGGTATCTCGAGAAAAAGGGCCTGCACCTCCTCCGCCACTTATGCGACAGAATAGTAAAATTGAAGATAAGGAAAATAACCTGAAAATGATTGATAATAAACAAAGCGATGCAGAAGTATTAAATGAATGCAAGATTATTGATAAGCAACAGAGAGACAAAAATGAGCCGTCTCAGTCTGCTCAGGAAATGGTAGGTAAGGAACAAAAAAGTGTAGATGCGCTCTCCGAGAAAACAAGCGTACTACCTAGTTTAGAAAAGAATGTACCAGATAAtaacgaaagagagaagaataaGATAGATGATGCAAACAAAGGTGATATCAGGCAAAGATCTGTAGATAATAAGACGAATTCATCACCGAGAACACAATTATCAttagaagagaaaaggaaatcaGCACCAGTTAAATTAGAATTGGCCGAAGACTGGACGAAACCAGTATTCAATAAACAATCGTCTttagaagaaaagaacag aattgaaaagaaaacaccAACTGATATACAAGTTAAAGGACAATCTTCAccagaagaaaattataagagtttacaagaaaaacgaaaatctGTAGAGCAAAAGTTAAATGCAGTTTTAGAGAAACGATTTTCGATGGATACTGAAATGCGAATGAGTGTTTCTTCTATGGAGACGTTATCTCAACGAGATCTAACTGCAAGCGCATCcgaaaaaaatatcgttaaagCATGTTCTACTGAAGATGTTAAAACTGATTATGGAACATCTAAATCAGAATCTGTTGTCAAAAGTCATAGTGAAGGATCTTCCAGATATGTTTCGTTAGAAAACTTTTCGGATGAATTTGACGGGAAACGGGATAAAAAATGGCCAAGTAAAGAAcacaattatgaaaatatgacGAGCAACAGCGATAACGTAAACTGTGAGAAAAAAGGTTCTTCAGTGAATGTATCAGTAATTACATCAACTCCCATTAGAAATGCTTCGAGAAGAAGCAGTGGTGATAATGTAGTTGTCATTACCG GTAAATCCGACCAAGAAATACGTCCAAATACATCAACCGTCCGGATCACAGCAGATAGTCCAGATTTATCGAATAGTCTTGCAAGCAACGTTAGTCAAGTAACTGTAGTAACGACGCATCCTCCGGTTCTTGTCGATGCTGTGTCACTGGCAGCGAATCCTTCTTGTCGTCAACCTCCTCCAACATCGGAAGTTGTTATTGTAGCGAATGAATTAAACAAAACACAAGTGAATGAAAGTTCAACCGACGATGACGGCTTTCCTAGTTTAGATAGTTTAGAGTACATGCCCCAGGAGCAACCTATAATTCTTACAGACGTTTCTAAAAGAGTTGGCAAGAAGTTAGATGAATCCGAGGTTCTCATTGTGAGTCCAATCATAGACGAATTGCAGGACACTAGTCACGTTTCTGTCGTTACCGTCGGCGAAGATAAGGAACAAGTGAAAGATTCCTCGATACTTAATAAACACGAAGCCGTACGAACTTCTTCTTCTCACAGTGACGCAAGCTTAATTGAAATGTCGAGTACAAAAAGCGATAGCGGAGATGAAATTACTAAAATGATAGTTGCTGGGACGACTATAGAATCCATAGATATCGATGAAGTGGAAAGAAGTTCCAAGAAAatgaatggtttgttgaagaATGATAAATCTGCAATGGTTACTCCTATGGACGAAAAAACGTTAAAAACGcttaaacaaaaagaagtaaataaaGGATACAAAGAGAAAAGAGTATCTCCGGATAGCTTCGAAGGATCTAGATCTCAAAGTGAATCTGGATCGACAAGGTCGCATACGCCCAGTAAGAGCATAGATCGCTCCGATGCTGAATCCATTTCTACCACGATAAGTCAGGATAGTAGGGAATCCAGCAAGGAAAATCATCTAAGTCAAGGACAATCCGCGGAAGTGGACGAGGAAGTGGTATTGCGACGGAAGCCGGATTATAATCGTGATATACCACGACCAACAAGAACGAAAGAGGATATTCAAATGatgaatttgaagaaaaagacGAGAAAGCGAACTAGAAAGTTTGAGATCGATGGTGTCGTAGTTACTACGACGACATCGAAGGTAATTTACGGTGATGATGAAAACGGTAAAGTTTATGATGATCAAATCTTTAGGAAGCAAGAGTTGAGGGAATTAAAGATGCTACAGAAAATGGAGCAGAAACAGTTTCAGGATTTATCGCAAAAGGCACAGTTTAACAAAGATCAACAAGAGAAACGTTTCGAGCAAGAGAGACAACTTTTGGAAAGAAATGCCGAAACTGATCTGGAAACACTCGCTCGGCAACAGAGGCAACAAATCGAACGAGCGGAAGCGCAACAGGAGGCTGATCTTAGGCTCGCTTCGAAAAAGATTCGTAGTGAGCAAGAAAGGGAATTGAAACAGTTCCGTGAGGGATTGAAACAGGAACTAAAGTTACTTAAACATGAAGTAGATTTAATGCCGAAAGATAAGAGGAAGAGTGCATTTAAGATACGCAAAGAAAAATTGGAGGCTGAACATGAGGAAAGGGAAAAGCACTTTTTAGATAAGCTTAACGAAAGTCATGAACTATTGTTGAGAAGATTATCTGACAGTCATCGCGAGAAAATTGCTTTAATGGAAAGGCAATTTTTGCAGCAGAAACAACAGTTGATGAGAGCTCGAGAGGCAGCGATTTGGGAGCAAGAAGAACGGCACATCCATGAGAAACAGCAGCTGTTGAAGAAACAGCTAaaggatattttctttttacaaagaCACCAGATGCTGATACGTCATGAAAAGGAATTGGAACAAATGAAGAGAATGAATCAACGAAAAGAGGAGGAACTGATTAAACGACAGACGGTGGAACGTAGAAATTTGCCGAAAAGAATTCGCAACGAGATGAAGGCACGTGAAATGATGTTCAGAGAATCTATGAGGATTTCTATGTCGTCAATTATCGCGCCGGATCCTGATGctgaaagagagaaattgaaaaaattccaGGAGAATGAGAAAAAACGATATAGAGCCGAGCAGCAAAGATTTGAACTAAAGCATTCGCGGCAGTTGGAAGAGGTAAGAGCGCAAAGCGATGCTACAATCAAAGAACTGGAACAGTTGcaaaacgaaaagagaaagatgtTGATGGAACACGAGacattgaaattaaaggaatTAGAAGAGGCGTATGGTAAAGAGCTTCGTGAATGGAAAGGGCAGCTCAAGCCACGAAAACag AAGTTAGAAGCTGAGCTGACGGCTGAAATGGAAGCATTGGAAGCTCGTTACCGAGACTATTTGCCCTCGAGTCGTAGTGGTTTCTCTTCTCCCCTTTTATGTATAGATtattctctcttttattttgaaagttgGAAGAAATCTCCGCGTTTGCCCCGCTCTACTCCAACGTCTCCTTCTCCATTTACCATTCCAAGGGTGTCTCTAAGAGTTAGTAGTTCGGACACCGGTTCCATTAATGGCATGCTATCACGAAGTCGATCCAAACCAGATCTAGTACCACCTCCTTCGTCTCGTAGATAG
- the LOC132912119 gene encoding serine/threonine-protein kinase 10 isoform X3, with protein sequence MSFLSNLKKAFHFGGNDAKKKKLYNNIKMDCNPEEFWEMIGELGDGAFGKVYKAQHRQTHQLAAAKMCALEGEDDLSDFMIEIDILSECKHPNVVELHEAYFIEGKLWMLIEYCDGGAVDSIMVELAKALTEPQIAYICQHMTKGLAFLHKSKVIHRDLKAGNVLLTMAGGVKLADFGVSAKNKHTLQKHDTFIGTPYWMAPEVVLCETFRDNPYDFKVDIWSLGITLIEFAQMEPPNHEMSPMRVLLKIQKSDPPKLDQPGKWSKDFNDFIAKALIKDPTSRPTADELLKHPFINRNLDSKPIRDLLLEYKADVVEEELVDEETEKAKKAKKHREQYQRIGCACGSPGPRQPHHPCVCQEQRTSQLPLELDQLGDDSASMRSDADVQISEKENLVASPVSAKKEENHKREINRDGEKEDRNKKLRKAESKDNIPVTVEKKQAPKPPSTNETNERRVSREKGPAPPPPLMRQNSKIEDKENNLKMIDNKQSDAEVLNECKIIDKQQRDKNEPSQSAQEMVGKEQKSVDALSEKTSVLPSLEKNVPDNNEREKNKIDDANKGDIRQRSVDNKTNSSPRTQLSLEEKRKSAPVKLELAEDWTKPVFNKQSSLEEKNRIEKKTPTDIQVKGQSSPEENYKSLQEKRKSVEQKLNAVLEKRFSMDTEMRMSVSSMETLSQRDLTASASEKNIVKACSTEDVKTDYGTSKSESVVKSHSEGSSRYVSLENFSDEFDGKRDKKWPSKEHNYENMTSNSDNVNCEKKGSSVNVSVITSTPIRNASRRSSGDNVVVITGKSDQEIRPNTSTVRITADSPDLSNSLASNVSQVTVVTTHPPVLVDAVSLAANPSCRQPPPTSEVVIVANELNKTQVNESSTDDDGFPSLDSLEYMPQEQPIILTDVSKRVGKKLDESEVLIVSPIIDELQDTSHVSVVTVGEDKEQVKDSSILNKHEAVRTSSSHSDASLIEMSSTKSDSGDEITKMIVAGTTIESIDIDEVERSSKKMNGLLKNDKSAMVTPMDEKTLKTLKQKEVNKGYKEKRVSPDSFEGSRSQSESGSTRSHTPSKSIDRSDAESISTTISQDSRESSKENHLSQGQSAEVDEEVVLRRKPDYNRDIPRPTRTKEDIQMMNLKKKTRKRTRKFEIDGVVVTTTTSKVIYGDDENGKVYDDQIFRKQELRELKMLQKMEQKQFQDLSQKAQFNKDQQEKRFEQERQLLERNAETDLETLARQQRQQIERAEAQQEADLRLASKKIRSEQERELKQFREGLKQELKLLKHEVDLMPKDKRKSAFKIRKEKLEAEHEEREKHFLDKLNESHELLLRRLSDSHREKIALMERQFLQQKQQLMRAREAAIWEQEERHIHEKQQLLKKQLKDIFFLQRHQMLIRHEKELEQMKRMNQRKEEELIKRQTVERRNLPKRIRNEMKAREMMFRESMRISMSSIIAPDPDAEREKLKKFQENEKKRYRAEQQRFELKHSRQLEEVRAQSDATIKELEQLQNEKRKMLMEHETLKLKELEEAYGKELREWKGQLKPRKQKLEEQFALQLEEQEAIYGPSAIPLCLPADLTDLTHHTVGSTRSSLSSVSEG encoded by the exons ATGTCATTcttatcaaatttaaaaaaggcATTCCACTTCGGTGGGAATGacgcaaagaaaaagaaattgtacaataatattaaaatggaTTGTAACCCAGAAGAATTCTGGGAAATGATAGGTGAATTAGGAGATGGGGCATTTGGGAAagtttataag GCGCAGCACAGGCAAACTCATCAGCTTGCTGCTGCAAAAATGTGTGCACTGGAAGGAGAAGATGATCTTAGTGATTTTATGATCGAGATAGATATTTTATCAGAGTGTAAACACCCAAATGTTGTTGAATTACACGAAGCATATTTTATTGAGGGTAAACTATGG atgTTAATAGAATATTGTGATGGTGGTGCTGTTGATTCTATAATGGTTGAATTGGCGAAAGCTTTAACAGAACCACAAATAGCCTATATATGTCAACATATGACCAAAGGTCTTGCATTTTTACACAAGTCTAAAGTTATCCATAGGGATTTAAAGGCaggaaatgttttattaacaaTGGCAGGGGGAGTAAAATTAG CTGACTTTGGAGTATCTGCAAAAAATAAGCATACTTTACAGAAGCATGACACATTTATTGGAACACCATATTGGATGGCTCCAGAAGTAGTGTTATGTGAGACATTTAGAGATAATCCTTATGATTTTAAA GTAGACATTTGGTCACTTGGTATTACTTTAATCGAATTTGCGCAAATGGAACCACCAAACCATGAAATGTCTCCAATGCGTGTTCttcttaaaatacaaaaaagcgATCCACCAAAACTTGATCAACCCGGAAAATGGAGCAAagattttaatgattttattgcAAAAGCCCTTATAAAGGATCCAACGTCGCGACCTACAGCTGATGAGTTATTGAAGCATCCATTTATAAATCGTAATTTGGATTCAAAACCAATCAGAGATTTGTTATTGGAATATAAAGCTGACGTTGTTGAGGAAGAATTGGTTGATGAAGAAACAGAg AAGGCCAAAAAAGCGAAAAAGCACAGAGAACAGTATCAACGGA TTGGCTGTGCATGCGGCTCTCCTGGGCCTCGCCAGCCCCATCATCCCTGCGTTTGTCAG GAGCAACGTACATCTCAGCTTCCTCTGGAGCTGGATCAACTCGGAGATGACTCTGCGTCTATGCGCAGTGACGCTGATGTTCAGA ttTCTGAAAAGGAAAATCTTGTTGCATCACCTGTGTCagcgaaaaaagaagaaaatcataaACGAGAAATTAACAGGGATGGTGAAAAGGAGGATAGAAACAAGAAATTACGTAAAGCAGAATCAAAAGACAACATACCTGTTACTGTTGAGAAAAAACAa gCACCTAAACCTCCTAGTACAAATGAAACAAACGAACGTAGGGTATCTCGAGAAAAAGGGCCTGCACCTCCTCCGCCACTTATGCGACAGAATAGTAAAATTGAAGATAAGGAAAATAACCTGAAAATGATTGATAATAAACAAAGCGATGCAGAAGTATTAAATGAATGCAAGATTATTGATAAGCAACAGAGAGACAAAAATGAGCCGTCTCAGTCTGCTCAGGAAATGGTAGGTAAGGAACAAAAAAGTGTAGATGCGCTCTCCGAGAAAACAAGCGTACTACCTAGTTTAGAAAAGAATGTACCAGATAAtaacgaaagagagaagaataaGATAGATGATGCAAACAAAGGTGATATCAGGCAAAGATCTGTAGATAATAAGACGAATTCATCACCGAGAACACAATTATCAttagaagagaaaaggaaatcaGCACCAGTTAAATTAGAATTGGCCGAAGACTGGACGAAACCAGTATTCAATAAACAATCGTCTttagaagaaaagaacag aattgaaaagaaaacaccAACTGATATACAAGTTAAAGGACAATCTTCAccagaagaaaattataagagtttacaagaaaaacgaaaatctGTAGAGCAAAAGTTAAATGCAGTTTTAGAGAAACGATTTTCGATGGATACTGAAATGCGAATGAGTGTTTCTTCTATGGAGACGTTATCTCAACGAGATCTAACTGCAAGCGCATCcgaaaaaaatatcgttaaagCATGTTCTACTGAAGATGTTAAAACTGATTATGGAACATCTAAATCAGAATCTGTTGTCAAAAGTCATAGTGAAGGATCTTCCAGATATGTTTCGTTAGAAAACTTTTCGGATGAATTTGACGGGAAACGGGATAAAAAATGGCCAAGTAAAGAAcacaattatgaaaatatgacGAGCAACAGCGATAACGTAAACTGTGAGAAAAAAGGTTCTTCAGTGAATGTATCAGTAATTACATCAACTCCCATTAGAAATGCTTCGAGAAGAAGCAGTGGTGATAATGTAGTTGTCATTACCG GTAAATCCGACCAAGAAATACGTCCAAATACATCAACCGTCCGGATCACAGCAGATAGTCCAGATTTATCGAATAGTCTTGCAAGCAACGTTAGTCAAGTAACTGTAGTAACGACGCATCCTCCGGTTCTTGTCGATGCTGTGTCACTGGCAGCGAATCCTTCTTGTCGTCAACCTCCTCCAACATCGGAAGTTGTTATTGTAGCGAATGAATTAAACAAAACACAAGTGAATGAAAGTTCAACCGACGATGACGGCTTTCCTAGTTTAGATAGTTTAGAGTACATGCCCCAGGAGCAACCTATAATTCTTACAGACGTTTCTAAAAGAGTTGGCAAGAAGTTAGATGAATCCGAGGTTCTCATTGTGAGTCCAATCATAGACGAATTGCAGGACACTAGTCACGTTTCTGTCGTTACCGTCGGCGAAGATAAGGAACAAGTGAAAGATTCCTCGATACTTAATAAACACGAAGCCGTACGAACTTCTTCTTCTCACAGTGACGCAAGCTTAATTGAAATGTCGAGTACAAAAAGCGATAGCGGAGATGAAATTACTAAAATGATAGTTGCTGGGACGACTATAGAATCCATAGATATCGATGAAGTGGAAAGAAGTTCCAAGAAAatgaatggtttgttgaagaATGATAAATCTGCAATGGTTACTCCTATGGACGAAAAAACGTTAAAAACGcttaaacaaaaagaagtaaataaaGGATACAAAGAGAAAAGAGTATCTCCGGATAGCTTCGAAGGATCTAGATCTCAAAGTGAATCTGGATCGACAAGGTCGCATACGCCCAGTAAGAGCATAGATCGCTCCGATGCTGAATCCATTTCTACCACGATAAGTCAGGATAGTAGGGAATCCAGCAAGGAAAATCATCTAAGTCAAGGACAATCCGCGGAAGTGGACGAGGAAGTGGTATTGCGACGGAAGCCGGATTATAATCGTGATATACCACGACCAACAAGAACGAAAGAGGATATTCAAATGatgaatttgaagaaaaagacGAGAAAGCGAACTAGAAAGTTTGAGATCGATGGTGTCGTAGTTACTACGACGACATCGAAGGTAATTTACGGTGATGATGAAAACGGTAAAGTTTATGATGATCAAATCTTTAGGAAGCAAGAGTTGAGGGAATTAAAGATGCTACAGAAAATGGAGCAGAAACAGTTTCAGGATTTATCGCAAAAGGCACAGTTTAACAAAGATCAACAAGAGAAACGTTTCGAGCAAGAGAGACAACTTTTGGAAAGAAATGCCGAAACTGATCTGGAAACACTCGCTCGGCAACAGAGGCAACAAATCGAACGAGCGGAAGCGCAACAGGAGGCTGATCTTAGGCTCGCTTCGAAAAAGATTCGTAGTGAGCAAGAAAGGGAATTGAAACAGTTCCGTGAGGGATTGAAACAGGAACTAAAGTTACTTAAACATGAAGTAGATTTAATGCCGAAAGATAAGAGGAAGAGTGCATTTAAGATACGCAAAGAAAAATTGGAGGCTGAACATGAGGAAAGGGAAAAGCACTTTTTAGATAAGCTTAACGAAAGTCATGAACTATTGTTGAGAAGATTATCTGACAGTCATCGCGAGAAAATTGCTTTAATGGAAAGGCAATTTTTGCAGCAGAAACAACAGTTGATGAGAGCTCGAGAGGCAGCGATTTGGGAGCAAGAAGAACGGCACATCCATGAGAAACAGCAGCTGTTGAAGAAACAGCTAaaggatattttctttttacaaagaCACCAGATGCTGATACGTCATGAAAAGGAATTGGAACAAATGAAGAGAATGAATCAACGAAAAGAGGAGGAACTGATTAAACGACAGACGGTGGAACGTAGAAATTTGCCGAAAAGAATTCGCAACGAGATGAAGGCACGTGAAATGATGTTCAGAGAATCTATGAGGATTTCTATGTCGTCAATTATCGCGCCGGATCCTGATGctgaaagagagaaattgaaaaaattccaGGAGAATGAGAAAAAACGATATAGAGCCGAGCAGCAAAGATTTGAACTAAAGCATTCGCGGCAGTTGGAAGAGGTAAGAGCGCAAAGCGATGCTACAATCAAAGAACTGGAACAGTTGcaaaacgaaaagagaaagatgtTGATGGAACACGAGacattgaaattaaaggaatTAGAAGAGGCGTATGGTAAAGAGCTTCGTGAATGGAAAGGGCAGCTCAAGCCACGAAAACag